A stretch of Haloprofundus halophilus DNA encodes these proteins:
- a CDS encoding glycosyltransferase family 2 protein, producing MRGTNDTPEVESNGADTPLVSYIIATYNRVDDLVEAVESALDQQYRPIEVIVVSNSTDRIREDELFGDGGRFDRDEVQYYHFAERMGAPGAKNAAIERASGDIVVQMDDDAVLADDTATDEVIRLFETYDNAGILAFQSLDYYTGEIKIDETPDPPEFHIEPDEQFWTTSFIGMGTAFRREVFEQAGLYPDNFVYGFEEMDLSIRALDAGYDILYTPSVAVYHKKTPEGRLSDKETKERLVENRINIAVRNLPWRYVLFTSVIYSVYVVLLTRSFSSLTNVFRRLYKKRDRLYAERDVVDSETIKRIKSSQTMLFLWWYGPHPKRILGRDGNLSRLKWEV from the coding sequence ATGAGGGGAACGAACGACACACCGGAAGTGGAGAGCAACGGGGCCGACACACCGCTCGTCTCCTACATCATCGCGACGTACAACCGCGTCGACGACCTCGTCGAGGCCGTCGAATCCGCGCTCGACCAGCAGTACCGGCCGATAGAAGTGATCGTCGTCAGCAACTCGACCGACCGGATCCGCGAGGACGAACTGTTCGGCGACGGTGGTCGGTTCGACCGAGACGAAGTGCAGTACTACCACTTCGCCGAACGGATGGGTGCGCCCGGTGCGAAGAACGCCGCCATCGAGCGAGCGTCTGGCGACATCGTCGTACAGATGGACGACGATGCGGTCTTGGCCGACGACACCGCGACGGACGAAGTCATCAGGCTGTTCGAGACGTACGACAACGCCGGAATCTTGGCGTTTCAATCGTTGGACTACTACACCGGCGAGATAAAGATCGACGAGACGCCCGACCCGCCCGAGTTCCACATCGAGCCAGACGAACAGTTCTGGACGACGAGTTTCATCGGGATGGGGACGGCGTTCCGACGAGAGGTGTTCGAACAGGCAGGGCTGTACCCCGACAACTTCGTCTACGGCTTCGAGGAGATGGACCTCTCGATACGCGCCCTCGACGCGGGGTACGACATCCTCTACACGCCCTCAGTCGCCGTGTACCACAAGAAGACACCCGAGGGGCGACTCTCCGACAAGGAGACCAAAGAGCGCCTGGTCGAGAACAGAATCAACATCGCCGTTCGGAACCTCCCGTGGCGATACGTGCTGTTTACTAGTGTGATCTACTCGGTCTACGTCGTCCTACTCACGAGAAGTTTCTCTTCGCTCACGAACGTCTTTCGCCGCCTGTACAAGAAACGTGACCGCCTGTATGCTGAGCGGGACGTCGTCGACTCCGAGACGATAAAGCGCATCAAATCGAGTCAGACGATGCTGTTCCTCTGGTGGTACGGCCCGCATCCGAAGCGCATCCTCGGACGGGACGGGAATCTCAGTCGTCTGAAGTGGGAAGTGTGA